In a genomic window of Caloenas nicobarica isolate bCalNic1 chromosome 1, bCalNic1.hap1, whole genome shotgun sequence:
- the CCDC89 gene encoding LOW QUALITY PROTEIN: coiled-coil domain-containing protein 89 (The sequence of the model RefSeq protein was modified relative to this genomic sequence to represent the inferred CDS: inserted 2 bases in 1 codon; substituted 3 bases at 3 genomic stop codons), protein MNHFSRHKVFVLQGIQGSVAQDEREVGMANPRSGPERGKDVEDLTKGLEEISESPEEEKSDRALLHSHLEQQHHFICILKKKADDARKRCRGLEQLNMELENLRTEDAVKMKSQMQRIQYLEKRFMDLAKNHEQMIQFENEHRKQYMQLXEENKRLRQENETLFSQAVREKEAKVLQLTAQARKLLQQVESLQEKCAXESHRAQERENELLEAQSQQASAXNAWEKHQQTLAWVEQAQSQERAWGSELQAKLERVNEEKEQDKQWEIQQLGKKLEMAEXARRRAGKRLVTEADNDPKVQELQQQLESSKRAHHELSLQFDAYSKHSTGLLTREKVLNVKFRHFIA, encoded by the exons ATGAACCACTTCTCCAGGCACAAAGTCTTTGTATTGCAGGGTATTCA GGGCTCCGTGGCTCAGGATGAGAGAGAGGTGGGGATGGCCAACCCCAGAAGTGGCCCAGAGAGGGGCAAAGACGTGGAAGATCTGACAAAAGGCCTGGAGGAAATCTCTGAGAGCCCTGAAGAGGAGAAGAGCGACAGGGCTCTGCTGCATTCACACCTGGAACAGCAGCATCACTTCATCTgtatactgaagaaaaaagcagacgACGCACGCAAACGCTGCAGAGGCCTGGAGCAGCTCAACATGGAGCTGGAGAACCTGAGGACAGAAGatgctgtgaaaatgaaaagccagATGCAACGGATTCAGTATTTGGAGAAGCGCTTCATGGATCTGGCCAAAAACCATGAACAAATGATCCAGTTCGAgaatgaacacagaaaacagtatATGCAGCTGTGAGAGGAGAATAAGCGCCTGAGGCAGGAGAATGAGACGCTCTTCAGCCAGGCTGTGCGGGAGAAGGAAGCCAAAGTGCTCCAGCTCACTGCCCAGGCCAGAAAGCTCTTGCAGCAGGTCGAGTCCCTACAGGAGAAATGTGCTTAGGAGAGTCACAGAGCCCAGGAGCGAGAAAACGAGCTGCTGGAAGCTCAGAGCCAGCAAGCAAGTGC TAACGCCTGGGAGAAGCACCAACAAACTCTTGCATGGGTTGAGCAGGCACAAAGTCAGGAGAGGGCTTGGGGCAGCGAGCTGCAGGCCAAGCTGGAGAGAGTGAACGAGGAGAAAGAGCAAGATAAGCAATGGGAAATTcagcagctggggaagaagCTGGAGATGGCAGAATGAGCCAGGCGGAGAGCAGGAAAGCGCCTCGTGACAGAGGCGGACAATGATCCGAAGGTCCAAGAGCTCCAAcaacagctggaaagcagcaagcGGGCTCACCACGAGCTCTCGCTGCAGTTTGATGCTTACAGCAAGCACAGCACAGGTTTACTGACTAGAGAAAAAGTGCTGAACGTCAAATTCCGTCATTTTATTGCATAA